cccagcacccacccccagccccgcggccgccccgttACCTTGCCGGGGAGCTGCCTGAAGCAGGCGATGCCCAGGGACAGCACGGAGCGCGTGCGGGCGGCGCTGCACACAGCTCGGTACCGCTCCTCGATGCACCTGCGGGCGGCACGGCCGTAACACCGGGACACCGGGCACCAAAACCCCAACCGGGGGGGGGAGGACACCGAGCCCGGGACCACCCCCGGTACCCCCCAGCATCCCCGGGTACCTTCCCAGTGACCTCCCAGTAACCTCCCAGTGAGCTCCCAGTGAGTCCCCAGTGCCCTCCAGTACCCCCGGTACCCCCTTAACTCCTCCGGTTTCCCCCGGAGCCCCTCGTTatccccccaggacccccccggagccccccttTACCCCCCGGGTACCCTCCCGGTGCCTCCCTGACCCCCCCAGTACCCCCTTTACTCCTCCGAAGCCCCCCGGAGCCCCTCGTGACCCCCCCAGGGCCCTCCCGGAGCCCTCCCGGTACCTCCCTGGGACCCTCCGGtgcctcccggtgcccccctgACCCCCTCGGgaccccccctgaccccccccggtgcccccagagcccctcgttatccccccaggacccccctgggaccccccgCTGCCTTCCAGGTGCCTCCCGGtaccccctgaccccccccagtgcccctcGGAGCCCTTCGTGACCCCCCCCAGGATCTCCCCCGGACCCCCTggagcccccccggtgcccccttcccccccccccggtgcccgctCCCCACTCACGGGCTCAGCAGCGCCTTCCTGGCCCCGAGCCCGCTCAGCTCCTGCACGGACACAGCCGTCAGCCGCCGCCAGCcgccccccggagcccccccacctccccccgtGCCCTCACCGTGTCCACGGCGATGAAGGCCGCGGAGCGCAGCGCCAGCAGCATCCCGGGCCACAGCTCCGCCAGGTTCCCGCTCTGCACGTCCACCACCGGCACCCGCCGCGACATGGCCGCCCCCTGCATGGCCGCCGCCATCACGGCCGCCCCGGGGCCTGGCCCGTGGGGGGTGTCTCGgcgctgcctgctcctgcttctcACCTCCCTCTTCGCCTCACCCTGTGCTGACAGCCCTTATTATACCTCTTTTCCTTctaacacttcttttttttttttttctccgctTTCCCAAACCGGATTTTGGCTTAAATTTGGGTTTTGCGCGAACAGGCGTTTATCTCGGGCAGCCCCGTGGGGCTTTGTGCTACAGCCTCTAGGACCCGTGAGAGAAGGGGCGGGGATAACCTCCCCgctcctccctctccccgcGCTGATTGGCTCCTCCGCGCCGttaggccacgccccctcccggGAGCCTCCTGTAGCCGGGAGGGCGCGAAACCCCTCCCCCGCGCCCGGCTGCGATTGGCTGCGGCGGGGCAAGCGGCGCTCTGATTGGTTCTCGCGCgggggcggggctggggggtgtTTTCCCGGGAAAAACGCACGTGgaggcccccccagccccgccatGGGCCCGCTGCGGGCCGCGGCCGCCCGGGGGCTCCGCAGGGGCGGCGGCCGGGGCAGGGGGGCGGCCCCCGGGGCCGGGAAGGGCAGCAAGGGCTCGGCGGCCCCCGGAGGTGCCCGCAGGgtggggaggctgcggggagccgggggcggctgggggctgctgggggcggGCAGCCCGGTGTGTGCCCGGTGTGTGCCCGGAGTCCCCTGCGGGGCCCCGGGGGTGCTCGCACAGCCCCCGCTCTGTCCTTGTGCCCTGACCCCgtgctgctctccctgcagggCGCCCCGCTCCGCCAGCCGCGCTGCACCTCTTCGGGGACCCCGCTGAGGTGGAGGCGCTGCGGGGCAGGCTGCTGGCGTGGTACGACCGGAGCAAGAGGGACCTGCCCTGGAGGGCGCTGGTAAGGGCGGGCGGGGCTGCTGCGGCGGGGAGCCCGTCCCTCTGCACCGGGGGAGCGATGCTGGCTGCGGTGGTTTTGTCGAGGCGAGGCTTCCCTCAGCTGCATGAAAATGGGAGGGGATGGTGGGGATGGGATGGTGCTCCAGGTGGTGCCGGTAATTTTGTGATGGGTGATCTGTAGGTGAGTACCTAAACATGAACGGTAACATGGGGTGGATCTGAAAATCTCAGTCTCCGAGCCTGAGCGCTTCTCCCTTGATCCAGTTGTCTTCTGGACACTTTTTAATCCTGTCTTTGGCATCCTACAGCTGTCAAAAGGGTTTTCTGCTGTTGCTTTAAGCCTGTCAAGTGCTCCTGTTACAGCTCTTACCTGCTCTGTGCTAGGCCTGGCAAAAGGTGGTTTGACAGCGatcggggtgctgggggtgggcgTCAGCTTTACAGCAGCATCTCTCTGAGtagtgctgggagctgcaaggCTCTCCTGTGGTGTTTAAATCTGCTGTTGCTTGATCAACCTGAAGTCAGAACGTCTGGGCACTTGAGGAAATACCTTTTATACTCCTATATAGCGTTCAAAACACACCATGAGCAATTTTATTCCACATGCAGGTCTCCCTGTGCTGGGGTGCTGTGTCCCTGTTTCTTATGCTCTATTTTTGTCCCCTTTCAGGCTGTGACTGAGCCGGATGTCAACAGACGGGCGTATGCAGgtgaggagcaggggctgcaccCTGTGTTGTTACTGACCTGGATGTATAACGTGGCCTTGTGAGGATCTGTGGCTTCAGCTCCCATCCTTACAGCAAGCTGCTTGGGCCCCTGACGTGGCCACAGGAGCCACTGAGCCCCATTCGTGTGGCTCTGGGGCATCTGAGAGGCAGCCTTGGGTCTGAGGGAGCTCCTGTGGGACTgtgcgtggggctggggtctGGTGGGATGGGGTCTGGTGGGCTGGATGCTGCTGTGGTACTGGGGTGGCCACAGCCCATGCTGTGAGGGGTGTGGGTGGTGTTGGCACCTCTGCTCtgacccctgggtgctgccggCAGTGTGGGTGTCCGAGATCATGCTCCAGCAGACGCAGGTGGCTACGGTGATCGAATACTACAACCGCTGGATGCAGGTGAGTGCTCCTCACGGGGTGCCTGCGGGTCCCTGATTTGGTGGCCCTGACCTCTGCCTGTGGCAGACCCCAGGGGCAGAGCACGGCCGTGCTCGTCCCTCCCTTGTCACCTTCCCCCTGCTCCGCAGAAGTGGCCGACGCTGCAGGCGCTGGCAGAGGCGTCGCTGGAGGTGAGcagcgctggggctgggtgctCTCCCTGCCCTCGTGGCTCTTTCCGTGCCCGATCTGACTCTGCTCTGTGTCTCTTGGGGCAGGAGGTGAACGAGCTGTGGGCAGGACTCGGCTACTACTCCCGAGGAAAGCGTCTGCAGGAGGCAGCGAGGAAGGTGCTGGGGTGTTGGGCATTTGGGTGGGTGCTGGCTCGCGTCTGCCTTGCCTTGCTGGGGCTGCAAGCTGCTGGCACAAGGCTACGTGGCTGGGACCCCTTCTTGTGGGTCACATCTACGCACTCAGCTCAACTGTCCTGGCTGCCCTGTCTCCCAGGTGGTGTCCGAGCTTGCTGGCCAAATGCCCAGGACAGCCGAAGAGCTGCAGAAACTTCTGCCAGGAGTGGGCCGATACACAGCAGGAGCCATCGCTTCCATCTCCTACGGGCAGGTGAGAGCTCTCGGTGTCCGGCGGGGACACATCTCCCCTCGCTGCcacccagccccgctcctggccgggtcctgctgctgggtcTGGCGAGCTGAGGGCTCCCTGAGCTTTGTGCCCGGCTCTCCTGGCGTTGTGGTGCAAGTGGTAACCCCTGCTCCTGGTTGCAGGCGACGGGTGTCGTGGATGGGAACGTGATCCGTGTCCTCTGCCGCCTGCGCTGCATCGGCGCTGACCCCAGCAGCCCGGCTGTCATCGACCGCCTCTGGTAGGGGAACCCTGAGGGATTTGTGGCTGTGCTGCGTGGTGGCTGAGGGCAGGATCCTTTGGGAGCTGAACCTGCAGCAGGGGGAGGCCAGGGGTGCAGGAGCTCTTGGGAAGCTTGGGGCAAAGGACCTGCGTGGCCTCTGCCTGCCTGGGAGTATCCTCCCCTCGTGGGCAGGAGCTGCAATTCATGCTGTTTTTGGGGgccccctgcccctcactgcTGTTTCTTGCAGGGCCATGGCCAATGCCTTGGTGGACAGGAGCCGCCCGGGGGATTTTAACCAAGCCCTGATGGAGCTGGGGGCGACCGTGTGCACGCCCAAGGCGCCGCTGTGCGGGGAGTGCCCCGTGAAGCAGCACTGCCGAGCCAGGCTCAGGGTAGGTGTGGCACCAAAAAccgtcccctcccagcctgctgggggctgtgggctgCCAGCTGTCCCCTCTCCTGTCCCCTCAGGTGGAGAAGGAGCTGGCCTTGGCCTCTCAGAAGTTATTGGGAAAACTCCCCCCGGTGCCTGATGTTGAGGACTGTGGTAAGCACCGGGGTCGATCCTGGCAGTGGTGGCACCGGGTCTGGACCCTGCTGTGACCTTTGTGTTGGTGCTTGCAGCTGTTGGGGACTGTCCCTTGTGCCCCCCAGCCACGGAGCCGTGGGACAGCAGCCTGGGGGTGACCAACTTCCCCCGCAAAGCAGCGAAGAAGCAGCCGCGGGTGGAGCAAACGGCCACGTGCGTGCTGGAGCGCAGGGGCCACCGCGGGGCCCTGGAGTACCTGATCGTGCAGAGACCCAGCTCGGGTACCCAGGCgggtgggagagggggaaaaaagcatctgggcagagcagccagggtgtgctggggctgtgagAGGCTCGGCACCCCTGGGTGCACCTCCTGCTGGCTCATGTCCCTcgtgtcccctgtccccagggctccTGGCCGGGCTCTGGGAGTTCCCCAGCGTGCCGCTGGCTCCGagtctgcagcaggagcagcagatggAGGTGCTGCGGGATCACCTCCAGGCGTGGACGGGGCAGCCTGTGGCAGCGGGCAGCTTGCGGTTCATGGGGGAGGTGAGTGTGGGGCGTGGGGCAAGCCCCATGTGCTCAGCGATGGGGGATGCAGCACGGGAGGGGGGACCCTGTCCCCTGCTGGGACCCCTCCTACACCCTGCCCGGCTCTTCTGCCAGTTTCAGTGTCTCCCCCTCCCCTTGCAGGTTGTCCACGTCTTCTCTCACATCCACCAGACCTATGTGGTGTACTCCCTGCCCCTGGACGGGGACGTGACCCTGGACCTTGCCTCCTCCCCGTCCCGCTGGGTCACAGAGGAGGAGTTCCGTGCCTCGGCGGTGTCCACGGCCATGAAGAAGGTGTTTGGGGAGAGCTGAGACTTCCCTGCCCTCCATCTCCTGGGGTCCTGAGAGCACCTGGGGTACCCCCTAACCCCTGCGGGGACTTCCCAGCTCGTTGCCCTGGGTGCTGATCAGCCCTGGGCTCCTTTCAGGTGTTGAAGGCGTGCGAGTGGCAGCGCGGGGAGGAGAGCGGCCCTGCCAAGGTGGGTGTGCAGGAGCCGTCCTGTGGGCAGGGGGGGATTTGCCGGGCTGGCTTTGTCCCTGGGGGTTCCCTCGGGGGGGTCCTCGGGGTttggctcagccccagcccctctcccgcAGGGCTCCAAGCGGAAGCGGGGCGCGAagccaggggcagggggcagcacCCGCCCCGGGACACAGCTCTCCCTCCGCGCCTTCCTCCGGGCTCCCAACCCACCCTGATGCCCTCTGCGAGAGCCGGGACCACCGGGGACCCACACGGTGGTGAGTCTCATGTGGGGTATAGGGTGGCAACGGGTCCCGCTGTGGCCCTGTAGCGGTCTCCTGTGCTTTTCCTTCCAGCCCCACGGCCACCAGCACGTCACCCTGCCTTCACGGGGGGACCAGCGTGGTGCTGGAtgtgccccggggctgggctcgCCTTCCCTGCTCGGCTGAAGCCCCCCTGGGCAGCAGGAAGGACGCGACCCTGGCTGCCCGCGAGCCCTGGCACACGTCTGCAACTCGGCCACCAGCCAGCGACTGGGGATGCTGCTGTACCCTCATGCCTGCCCTAGCCCTTTTGATGCTTGTTTTTACTGAATCTGAGCCGTGGGCTTTCTAATAAATCTCCAAAGGTGGTGTTTTTAAGTTTTGAAGTgatttttctgcctctgctgcagcgTGGCTCTGCTACACCAAGTCTACTGGTGGTGTCTTGGCTATTGCACCCCttcccatgggtgcccccaaCCCCTCTGCTCCTAGGTAAGGCACCCAGAGCACCTCTGCTGGAAGGGCAGCTgtcagccctcctgcagcaggacaccccatgggggctgggggctgttaGAGGGGCGGGTGGCCTCATCCTGAGGGAccacagggctggggacagacTCCTTTGGGCAGTGGGAAGGGCCCTTCCATCCTCACCTGGCACTCAGCAAATCTTaaataggagaagaaaaagttatGATGATCTCTGAGGTTAACTCTTCAAAACTCTTTAATTTAGGTGAGAAAGAGGCAGTCACTTTCCGTATTCTGGGGCTGACGATGCTCTGGTTGGTACCTGGTGGTGAGCTGCAGTGTCCATAGCGTGCTCCTCATCCCCCCACGTGGGGTTGTTGTGCCAGCAGTGCCCTTGGCCATGCTGCAGGCACAGGTCTCATTAGATTCACATGAAATTAAGGCAGAATAATGTTAATGTAAGGCTGATAAATCAGTGGGAGCccgaggagggggaggaaaccTCCATCCCAGGAGTGCTTAGAGCCCCACTGGACCTGGCCCCAAGcaacctgctgctgcactggTGTTGGCTTGGGGTTGTGCTGGAGACATCCCTTGGTCCCTGCCATCCTGGGCTGTGCCAGGCGCCTGCTGGAAGCCCTACAGCAGGGTattgccccagggctgggtCGGAGAgaaggggagctgctgcagcaaggctgCCTCTACTGCCGCTGGTCCATATAGACCTGCACAGCTTTCCACAGCGCCCGGATATTGCCCTCCCCAAAGCCAGGGGCTCCCCGCCGGTCGATGAGCTCCAGGAAGAAGGTTTCCTCGGAGAAGATGGGATGGGTGAAGATCTGCATCAAGTAATTCCGGGAAGGGCTCTCCGTGCCATCAGTGCACGGCCCCTTGTTCTCCCCAGGCACGGTGGTGTCCAGCAGGatgcccagctctgccagcgTGCGGGGGTCTTGCCCAGCCCCTCGGATCTCCTCCTCCTTGCCCAGCTGGCTGTAATAGGTGGCGGGGGGCATGAAGAACCGCACGCCAGCCTGCTGCAAGGCCCTGGTGGTGGAAACAATATCTGGTGTGCAGAGGCCGACGTGCTGGATCCCGGCCCCACCGTGCTGCGCGAGGAAGGTGTCGACTTGGTTGGGGCTGTCCTTGGAGAGGGACTCGGCGAGGACGAGCTTGCAGCTGGGCCCTGAGGAGCCCTGGGCGCTCTGCAGGGCGAGCAGCAGCATGCCCACCCCCTGCCCGCCCAGCACGTAGCCCTCGGCCAGCCTCTCCTGCGGGCTCAGCAGGAAGCGCTGGAAGCCGAAGCAGTGCTGGTACCAGTCCAGAGCTGCCCGCGAGCCGCCCCGCGGGCAGACGTAGGTGATGTGGTCAAAATTGGTGATCTCGACCCCGTCCCCCGCCTCGTGGGGTGCTCCCCGCACGGGCTGGAAGCCGGGCAGGAAGGGTCCCCGGTAGCGGGATCGGTCCAGCAGGGTATGGCTGATGTTGCCCACCACGGACCTCACCACCCCGTAGGTGACGGAGCCGCCCTCGTCGCTCACTTCGGTGGGGGGCACGGGCAcggagcacccccagccccgcagccgctCGCAGAGCCCCGGCACGTCCTCTACCTCGAAGCAGACGTTGGAGGCTGTCCCCAAAGCGGGCTGGGGGTCCACATCGTAGAGGAAATCAGGGGAGGGGGCCCTGGATGGGGCCAGGCGCTGGTTGAGGAGGAAGACGGCGGCTCCCCGGCGCAGGGCCAGCTGCCTCACCCGCGGTGTCTCCCGCACGGCCACGGGGTGGAAGCGAAAGGAGGCGGCCAGGTCCTGGGCCCAGCGCTGCCTGTAGGGCACGTGGAGGGAGATGAAGCAGGGGCGGCTCAGCGAGGCCGCCATGGCCTGGGCACGCTGTGGGAGGATGGAGGGGGTTAGTGGGGGCTCACCAGCCACGGGAAGCCTTTCCCCTGCCGTGCATGGAGCCCAAGTGCACTTGTGTGCATCCCTTTGCAGCCCTGTGCCCCTCAGGGGTGTCATAGGGAGGTattggggtctggggggggcaTCCCGTATCTGCAGCTGGAAGTGCAATGGGTAGACTGGGGGCcacgggatggggatggggcagtGACCTTGCCCTAAAGTCACGGCGGGTGGCAGGTATGGGGCgctgcagagagcagcctcctgcccccaTACTGTGACACTGGGGGGGGCTAGGGGACGAGAGATGtgaccccacagcagcacacagcaggactgtgtgtgtgtgtgtccccaaACTCGGGTGCGGTGCGGTGGGGCGACCCACGTgccaccccaaaaaaataaaagcgtTTTACCCAGGGATCCCCCGCCCCGCTTCCCCACTGGGGCTGACACGGGGAGTCCCCAACCCCGGGCTgagccccccaaacccctccctaaacccccccaaaaccccccaggGGCCATCCCCGTCTCTCCCCGCACGCCGCCGGCTCACCAGGCTCCGGGCGAAGGGGACGCCGGGCTGGAGGCCGGGCCCGCCCCGGGGCGGTGCGGGGAGCCGGGCCCTCCTCCCCCATAAGgacggggcggccccggggggggctgtCCCCACTCTtctgcccccctgccctgccccatccctcGGTATCAGGTCGCTGCTGACAGCCCCGGccctccccagtgcccccattttggaccccccccctccccgccctgTCCTGTCCCATTCCCCGTGTCGCCGTGTCCCCGGCTGTGTTTATGGCCGCTGCCCTTCCCCGGCTTATCGTGTTTTTGTACAGATCCCCCGGGACGATAAAGCTGCTCAAATATTTGCGGAGATGTCAGCGTGGGGCCGAGGCGGCGAGAAATTGccctgtgggttttttttaggggggggaCGCTCCAGCTCCATGCACCCCTGGGCAGGAGGTGCTTGGGGCTGGTATTTGGGGGAACCCTGGTGGCCCTATACAGCTCGATGGTCAATATGCGACCCGAAAGTGGCCGTGGCCCAACAGGGTGGCCCCCAAAGCAAGGCgaggagccccagcaccccaggatTCAGGACAAGCTTTTTGGGGTCCCCGTGGTGCCAGCAGGGCGAGCGGTGCCCTTGGCAGCGCCACCCAGCCCGTGGCAGTGGTTTTGGGGCCATGTGCCTGGCTTTTTGCTGCGGCACCCGCTGTGTGAGCTGAGCACCAGGCACGGCTTTGCCCTGGCATGGCTGGGGCTCAGCTGCGGCAGCAGGGCCTGGTGGGGACAGAGGGGGCCTTGTTGCCGTCCCCAGGAGGGTGGCGGGGGCCGGGGAGCATCCCCCCTGCTGCAGCCGGGcgcttctcctccctcctgggCGGGGAGAGTGGTCAGGAGATAAAAGGGAGGCAGGGGCCAGCTTGGCACTGCCgagagctgggagctgaggtCCGGCCAAAGGACAGCAGTGAGGACAAGTGCGGTATTGAGGGCTCGTTCTTGGGtgggggagagggctggggatTAGGGACATCACTCCCATCAGgaccccatgtcccccccaccccttccccaggctgtccccacagccccacgtCCTCCCCCTGCCCATAAGATGTGCGGGACCGTGGTGGGATGGGGCACACCGCGGTGTGAGCAGGgttggggggctgcgggaggaaGGGAGAGTAGGGCAGATactggggggcaggggggttAAGGGGTCTGTGTAACCCCCCCAGCCCTTGCTGGGGCACCAAGAACCTTCAAGGTGGCCTGAAGGTTAAACCGCCCCCgtccctgcagctggggtgTGGGGGCTGCCTGGCTCCCCAAACCAGCCCCGGGCTCAACTTTTGGGGTCAGCGAAGCAGAGGAGGTCTCTGGGGGAAGCAGGGCAGTCCCCACGGGCAGGCACAGCCCCGGTGTGGGGGCACTGAcaccctgtgtcccccccccagctccccgccagTGCCGgcatggggctgctggtgctggccctggcctcctggctggggctggcctTGGCCTCCGAGGGGGCAACCAACGGCAGCCGGCTGTGCCAGGAGGCCCCGGCATGGCAGATCAACGGCTCCAGCCCCATGGCGGAGGCGGCAGGGCAGGTGACGGTGGTGGCTTTGCTCAAGGCCAGCTGACACTTCTGCCTGCGGCAGGCCCACAGGTGagggccgcccccccccctccctccagccccgccATTTcgggtggtggcggtggtgtGGCGGTGGTGGCGGCTTCCCCGcagctcctccttccccacagcCTCGGGGGCCTGCGGCAGAGGCTGTCGCGGCAGGGCATGGCCGATGTCCGCTACATGATCATCAACGAGCAGGCGCCGCTCTCCCGCGCCATGTTCGGGGAGCTGCAGCGCCAGGCCCCCCCGGGCGTCCCCGtcttccagcagcagccgcaggaGCCCGACgtctggcagctgctggggggggacaAGGACGACTTCCTCGTCTACGACCGGTGAGGGCTTCCCCGCGGGAAGGAGCCCCTTGTAGGGTtggggtcaccatccctgcCCGTCCCTGGGTCTCCCTCCCGTGCAGCCCCCACAGCTCgtcccctgctctgccccacagcTGTGGCCGCCTGGCTTTCCACATCCAGCTGCCCTACAGCTTCCTGCACTTCCCCTACGTCGAGTCGGCCATCCGCTTCACCCACAGCAAAGACTTCTGCGGCAACTGCTCCCTCTACCCCAACAGCACCCACGAGGTACGGTGCCGTGGGGGTTCATCGCCAGCTGGGAAGaagggctgctgtggggagcagggggctggaagCTGGAGGGGTGCAGAAGGGCACTGCATAGGGAGGAGGGGGCTCGTGGGGTTGTGGTGGTCTGCAGCAGCTGGCCTGGAAGAGCTAACTCGGGCTATTGGcctgaaaaaagaaaggggcAGGCAATGGACGCAGCAGAGCAAAGCACATGGATTTGGGCTCAGCAGGTGATCAGTCTCTTCCTAAAGGAAAAATTCACACAGAAATATTGAATGCAAAGCCCCTTTTCTGGCTCAGGAACTCCCTTGAGCACAGACAACTTGGACCAAGGGATGTGTGTAAAGAGGTTTGTTCCCCTTGGGCTCCAGCCTCTCCTGCTTGCCTTGGGTCCTGGCTAGAGAGCCAGGGATCTATCCCATGCCGGTTTCTGTGGGGTGGATGCAGTTCTGCTTTCACACCCGCTCCCAGGTGTGCTTGCAGGCTCACTGTGGGGCTGTGCGCTCATTCCCATAGCACACCAGCCCTTGTGTTTACTTTCCCCAGGCTAACAGCACCATGGAGGTCCCTGTAACTCCGAGCCTGCTTCCTGaccaggaggagaaggagtCAGAGGCCCCCATCCATCACCAGCACAAACCCCTCCACCCTCACCACCATGCGGGCAGCAACGAGAGAGCCCCAGAGCCCAGCGGGGACCACAGGGCTGCTGCCCACGCTCACCACCACCACGGAGACCACAGCCAGCCCCATCCCAAGGGGCAGAAGCAGGAGGGACGCGATCCCTAAGGCAGGCTGGTCAGCCTTGCAGAACCCAGTAGCGTGCACGCCGTGCCAGCTCGCTTCCCAGAGGTGTCAAGGACTCGTTTCAGGCCGCAGGTCACCAGCAGCGTTGGTGTGACAGCCCCCTCCAGCATCCCCCCTGTGGGTCACGCTTCCACCCCGTGCCCAGGGATGAAAATCCCCCCTCTGACACCCAAAGGTGCTGTGCTTTGGCCGCAGGACTCAGTTCTGACCCTTCCTCTGCCGCCTGCCTCTCCGTGCTCAATGAAGCCTGTGGTGCAAACCGGGATGTCCCCGGTCACTGCGGGCCGACACCGCacggagcagcagggcagggctggagggaccagagctgggtgctgccagcccggcccggcacccatgggtgcccgtGGAAGGATGGGATGAGCCCAGAGGAGGGAGGGCTGCTGGGTGGGCTCCCCATGCCCCAACCCTTGTACCCCCATCGCTGTCGCACCCTGGGGACCCTCCAGGCCTTGCACACGGGTATGTGCAGTGGTGGTGGGTGGCCGCGAGATGGTGGCCTTGTCCCCTCTCAGAGACCGAGGGGCTGCGGCCAGGGCACACAGCGCTGGGAGGACGGGGATGAGGGTCCTGGGGGAGAaagtggggatggggacacccagGTTGGGAATAAAGCCTCTGTGAAGCGAACCCTGTCCGCTCTGGTCTCTGGGGGTGCGCCaaaagggtgtgtgtgtgggggtctCGCACGGTGCTGCGGTGGCCCCAGGGCTTTCTCCCAGCACAAAGTGGGAATTTTGGGCTCCATAAAGCAGCGGCTGGTGGAGATTTGCGTTCCCCTGTGCTGACCAGGGGAGTGAAGGGGCTGAAGACAGGAGAGCCCCATCTCCC
The sequence above is drawn from the Anas acuta chromosome 8, bAnaAcu1.1, whole genome shotgun sequence genome and encodes:
- the MUTYH gene encoding adenine DNA glycosylase isoform X1, whose product is MGPLRAAAARGLRRGGGRGRGAAPGAGKGSKGSAAPGGRPAPPAALHLFGDPAEVEALRGRLLAWYDRSKRDLPWRALAVTEPDVNRRAYAVWVSEIMLQQTQVATVIEYYNRWMQKWPTLQALAEASLEEVNELWAGLGYYSRGKRLQEAARKVVSELAGQMPRTAEELQKLLPGVGRYTAGAIASISYGQATGVVDGNVIRVLCRLRCIGADPSSPAVIDRLWAMANALVDRSRPGDFNQALMELGATVCTPKAPLCGECPVKQHCRARLRVEKELALASQKLLGKLPPVPDVEDCAVGDCPLCPPATEPWDSSLGVTNFPRKAAKKQPRVEQTATCVLERRGHRGALEYLIVQRPSSGLLAGLWEFPSVPLAPSLQQEQQMEVLRDHLQAWTGQPVAAGSLRFMGEVVHVFSHIHQTYVVYSLPLDGDVTLDLASSPSRWVTEEEFRASAVSTAMKKVLKACEWQRGEESGPAKGSKRKRGAKPGAGGSTRPGTQLSLRAFLRAPNPP
- the MUTYH gene encoding adenine DNA glycosylase isoform X2; translation: MGPLRAAAARGLRRGGGRGRGAAPGAGKGSKGSAAPGGRPAPPAALHLFGDPAEVEALRGRLLAWYDRSKRDLPWRALAVTEPDVNRRAYAVWVSEIMLQQTQVATVIEYYNRWMQEVNELWAGLGYYSRGKRLQEAARKVVSELAGQMPRTAEELQKLLPGVGRYTAGAIASISYGQATGVVDGNVIRVLCRLRCIGADPSSPAVIDRLWAMANALVDRSRPGDFNQALMELGATVCTPKAPLCGECPVKQHCRARLRVEKELALASQKLLGKLPPVPDVEDCAVGDCPLCPPATEPWDSSLGVTNFPRKAAKKQPRVEQTATCVLERRGHRGALEYLIVQRPSSGLLAGLWEFPSVPLAPSLQQEQQMEVLRDHLQAWTGQPVAAGSLRFMGEVVHVFSHIHQTYVVYSLPLDGDVTLDLASSPSRWVTEEEFRASAVSTAMKKVLKACEWQRGEESGPAKGSKRKRGAKPGAGGSTRPGTQLSLRAFLRAPNPP
- the MUTYH gene encoding adenine DNA glycosylase isoform X3 is translated as MGPLRAAAARGLRRGGGRGRGAAPGAGKGSKGSAAPGGRPAPPAALHLFGDPAEVEALRGRLLAWYDRSKRDLPWRALAVTEPDVNRRAYAVWVSEIMLQQTQVATVIEYYNRWMQKWPTLQALAEASLEEVNELWAGLGYYSRGKRLQEAARKVVSELAGQMPRTAEELQKLLPGVGRYTAGAIASISYGQATGVVDGNVIRVLCRLRCIGADPSSPAVIDRLWAMANALVDRSRPGDFNQALMELGATVCTPKAPLCGECPVKQHCRARLRVEKELALASQKLLGKLPPVPDVEDCGLLAGLWEFPSVPLAPSLQQEQQMEVLRDHLQAWTGQPVAAGSLRFMGEVVHVFSHIHQTYVVYSLPLDGDVTLDLASSPSRWVTEEEFRASAVSTAMKKVLKACEWQRGEESGPAKGSKRKRGAKPGAGGSTRPGTQLSLRAFLRAPNPP
- the HPDL gene encoding 4-hydroxyphenylpyruvate dioxygenase-like protein; the encoded protein is MAASLSRPCFISLHVPYRQRWAQDLAASFRFHPVAVRETPRVRQLALRRGAAVFLLNQRLAPSRAPSPDFLYDVDPQPALGTASNVCFEVEDVPGLCERLRGWGCSVPVPPTEVSDEGGSVTYGVVRSVVGNISHTLLDRSRYRGPFLPGFQPVRGAPHEAGDGVEITNFDHITYVCPRGGSRAALDWYQHCFGFQRFLLSPQERLAEGYVLGGQGVGMLLLALQSAQGSSGPSCKLVLAESLSKDSPNQVDTFLAQHGGAGIQHVGLCTPDIVSTTRALQQAGVRFFMPPATYYSQLGKEEEIRGAGQDPRTLAELGILLDTTVPGENKGPCTDGTESPSRNYLMQIFTHPIFSEETFFLELIDRRGAPGFGEGNIRALWKAVQVYMDQRQ
- the LOC137860763 gene encoding selenoprotein Pb-like, giving the protein MGLLVLALASWLGLALASEGATNGSRLCQEAPAWQINGSSPMAEAAGQVTVVALLKASUHFCLRQAHSLGGLRQRLSRQGMADVRYMIINEQAPLSRAMFGELQRQAPPGVPVFQQQPQEPDVWQLLGGDKDDFLVYDRCGRLAFHIQLPYSFLHFPYVESAIRFTHSKDFCGNCSLYPNSTHEANSTMEVPVTPSLLPDQEEKESEAPIHHQHKPLHPHHHAGSNERAPEPSGDHRAAAHAHHHHGDHSQPHPKGQKQEGRDP